A DNA window from Mya arenaria isolate MELC-2E11 chromosome 17, ASM2691426v1 contains the following coding sequences:
- the LOC128223541 gene encoding uncharacterized protein LOC128223541, which translates to MECDSHLNSHILLSDCHLNSHILLGDCHLNSHILLGDCHLNSHIVLGGCNLNSHILLGDCHLNSHILLGDCNLNSHILLGDCHLNSHILLDDCYLNSHILLGDCYLNSHILLGDCNLNSHILLGDCHLNSHILLGDCYVYCHLNSHILLGDCYVYCHLNSHILLEDCHLTSQILLHDCNLNSHILFSDHHLNSHILFLGPPSKLTHPAWCLNSHILFGDCNLNSNILLGPQSKLTHPAWCLNSQILLEDCHQNSQILLGDRHLNSHILLGDCHLNSHILFGECHLHSCILLGDCHLNSQILLGNCHINSHILLGDCHLNSHILLGDRHLNSHILLGDCHLNSHILLGDRHLNSHILLEDCHLISHILLDDCHINSHILLIDRHLNSHILLGDCHLNSHILLGDRHLNSHILLGDCHLNSHIVLGDRHLNSHILLCDCHLNSHILLDDCHLNSHILLEDCHLNSHILLGDCHLNSHILLGDCHLNSHILLGDRHLNSHILLEDCHLISHILLDDCHINSHILLIDRHLNSHILLGDCHLNSHILLGDRHLNSHILLGDCHLNSHIVLGDRHLNSHILLCDCHLNSHILLDDCYLNSHILLEDCHLNSHILLGDCHLNSHILLGDCHLNSHILLGDCHLNSHILLGDCHLNSSKLTYPAL; encoded by the exons ATGGAATG TGACAGCCATCTAAACTCACACATCCTGCTTAGTGACTGCCATCTAAACTCACACATCTTGCTCGGTGACTGCCATCTGAACTCACATATCCTGCTCGGTGACTGCCATCTAAACTCACACATCGTACTTGGTGGCTGCAATCTAAACTCACATATCCTGCTCGGTGACTGCCATCTAAACTCACACATCCTGCTCGGTGACTGCAATCTAAACTCACACATCCTGCTCGGTGACTGCCATCTAAACTCACACATCCTGCTTGATGACTGCTATCTAAACTCACACATCCTGCTCGGTGACTGCTATCTAAACTCACACATCCTGCTTGGTGACTGCAATCTAAACTCACACATCCTGCTTGGTGACTGCCATCTAAACTCACACATCCTGCTTGGAGACTGCTATGTTTACTGCCATCTAAACTCACACATCCTGCTTGGAGACTGCTATGTTTACTGCCATCTAAACTCACACATCCTGCTTGAGGACTGCCATCTAACCTCACAAATCCTGCTTCATGACTGCAATCTAAACTCACACATCCTCTTCAGTGACCACCATCTAAATTCACACATTCTGTTTTTAGGACCACCATCTAAACTCACACATCCTGCTTGGTGTCTAAACTCACACATCCTGTTTGGTGACTGCAATCTAAACTCAAACATCCTGCTCG GACCGCAATCTAAACTCACACATCCTGCTTGGTGTCTAAACTCACAGATCCTGCTTGAGGACTGCCATCAAAACTCACAGATCCTGCTTGGTGACCGCCATCTAAACTCGCACATCCTGCTTGGTGACTGCCATCTAAACTCACACATCCTGTTTGGTGAATGCCATCTACACTCATGCATACTGCTTGGTGACTGCCATCTAAACTCACAAATCCTGCTTGGTAACTGCCATATAAACTCACACATCCTGCTTGGTGACTGCCATCTAAATTCACACATCCTGCTTGGTGACCGCCATCTCAACTCACACATCCTGCTTGGTGACTGCCATCTAAACTCACACATCCTGCTTGGTGACCGCCATCTTAACTCACATATCCTGCTTGAGGACTGCCATCTAATTTCACACATCCTACTTGATGACTGCCATATAAATTCACATATCCTGCTTATTGACCGCCATCTAAACTCACACATCCTGCTTGGTGACTGCCATCTAAACTCACACATCCTGCTTGGTGACCGCCATCTTAACTCACACATACTGCTTGGTGACTGCCATCTAAACTCACACATCGTGCTTGGTGACCGCCATCTCAACTCACACATCTTGCTTTGTGACTGCCATCTAAACTCACACATCCTGCTTGATGACTGCCATCTAAACTCACACATCCTGCTTGAGGACTGCCATCTAAACTCACACATCCTGCTTGGTGACTGCCATCTAAACTCACACATCCTGCTTGGTGACTGCCATCTAAACTCACACATCCTGCTTGGTGACCGCCATCTTAACTCACATATCCTGCTTGAGGACTGCCATCTAATTTCACACATCCTACTTGATGACTGCCATATAAATTCACATATCCTGCTTATTGACCGCCATCTAAACTCACACATCCTGCTTGGTGACTGCCATCTAAACTCACACATCCTGCTTGGTGACCGCCATCTTAACTCACACATACTGCTTGGTGACTGCCATCTAAACTCACACATCGTGCTTGGTGACCGCCATCTCAACTCACACATCTTGCTTTGTGACTGCCATCTAAACTCACACATCCTGCTTGATGACTGCTATCTAAACTCACACATCCTGCTTGAGGACTGCCATCTAAACTCACACATCCTACTTGGTGACTGCCATCTAAACTCACACATCCTGCTTGGTGACTGCCATCTAAACTCACATATCCTGCTTGGTGACTGCCATCTTAACTCACACATCCTGCTTGGGGACTGCCATCTAAACTCATCTAAACTCACATATCCTGCTTTGTGA